From the genome of Lutzomyia longipalpis isolate SR_M1_2022 chromosome 2, ASM2433408v1, one region includes:
- the LOC129789325 gene encoding carcinine transporter codes for MRMQSAVRGTEAAGVLEVCTFNVRHGTVAVEVQVFRNMERFPRSGDISSSIPFSVEELDEEHSVQERVPLNANPESAFESALGNNAAEDDTFDLDELLPSISEFGKYQKLLVFLICLPACIPCGFGAFNQLFMADSPTDYWCTVPQLENITNISAIDRRNLAIPTNEDGSFSKCERYIVNWTEVLENHHGDLQGFSNPQNTSWPIEKCIDGWEFNTTDSRSSIVIDFNLVCHRDIYPTVGLSALNIGGPIGVYFFGLLNDRAGRRISYFCCLATLLFGSFLTAISVNFWTWAVSRAVVGLTVPAVYQIPFILALELVGPSYRSFVTVMTCTFYTFSLMILAGVTAIIDDWRALSLYTSVPFLLYFLYIFVMPESPRWLLAQGRLEEALKILEIMAKVNGKTFPSWFREKLQQRMAYRKCTGKQDKPQRRVGAFDLCRTPNMRLKTILITLNWFANETVYLGLSYYGPELGDNAHLSFFFSSLVEIPSYVLCWIIMDRWGRRWPLCLLMILGGISCIVTVMLPEEAKLDTLVLFLISKSMISASFLIIYPFAGELYPTQVRGVGIGTSSYIGGLGLIGIPFINYLGKDNLRLPLVIMGAVSVVGGITGLRLPETLHHCLPQTLEEGEKFGKDWNWRECIRCIPLRPAEPTANLYETLSKKDEPQSDVELKMSKGKYLKGKSSDKGDRGHKERNSMKRLVRQSSTMDTQKTHDGAMQLTYWF; via the exons ATGCGAATGCAAAGTGCAGTGCGTGGGACCGAAGCGGCGGGTGTGCTGGAAGTGTGCACATTTAATGTACGCCACGGTACTGTGGCAGTGGAAGTGCAAGTGTTTCGGAATATGGAACGTTTTCCTCGAAGTGGAGATATTTCGTCGTCAATCCCATTCAGTGTGGAGGAATTGGACGAGGAACATTCAGTGCAAGAAAGGGTACCACTTAATGCAAACCCTGAAAGTGCGTTCGAAAGTGCGCTGGGCAATAATGCAGCAGAAGAT gacACTTTTGATCTGGATGAACTCTTACCGTCAATCTCGGAATTTGGGAAATATCAGAAACTCTTGGTATTCTTAATATGTCTTCCGGCATGTATACCATGTGGCTTTGGAGCTTTCAATCAGCTTTTTATGGCGGACTCCCCAACAGATTACTGGTGCACAGTTCCTCAACTCGAAAACATTACAAATATATCTGCAATAGATAGACGAAATTTGGCTATTCCTACAAACGAA GATGGGTCATTTAGTAAATGTGAGAGATATATTGTAAATTGGACTGAAGTATTAGAAAATCACCATGGAGATTTACAGGGATTCAGTAATCCGCAAAATACATCATGGCCCATTGAAAAGTGCATCGATGGATGGGAATTCAATACAACTGATTCGCGATCGTCCATTGTAATCGAT tTTAATTTGGTTTGTCACCGTGATATATATCCAACTGTAGGACTATCTGCACTAAACATTGGTGGTCCAATAGGCGTATATTTCTTTGGACTACTAAATGATCGAGCTGGAAGGAGAATATCCTACTTCTGTTGCCTCGCTACGCTTCTTTTTGGTAGTTTTCTCACAGCAATAAGTGTCAATTTCTGGACATGGGCCGTAAGTAGAGCCGTCGTGGGACTTACAGTACCTGCAGTCTACCAAATTCCATTTATACTAGCACTAGAACTCGTGGGACCTTCCTATAGGTCCTTTGTAACAGTTATGACGTGTACTTTCTACACGTTTAGTTTGATGATATTGGCTGGTGTTACAGCCATCATCGACGATTGGCGTGCCCTATCGCTATATACATCAGTTCCATTTCTTCTCTACTTCCTGTATATATTTGTTATGCCGGAATCTCCACGATGGCTCCTAGCACAGGGACGACTTGAGGAAGCgctgaaaattcttgaaataatGGCAAAGGTGAATGGGAAGACTTTTCCAAGTTGGTTTCGTGAGAAGTTACAGCAAAGGATGGCGTACAGGAAATGTACTGGAAAACAAGATAAACCACAGAGGAGAGTTGGTGCATTTGATTTGTGcag aaCACCAAATATGCGCCTTAAAACAATTCTCATAACACTAAATTGGTTTGCCAATGAAACCGTCTATTTGGGATTGAGTTACTATGGCCCAGAATTGGGGGATAATGCGCACTTgagcttcttcttctcatcccTTGTGGAGATTCCAAGCTATGTATTGTGTTGGATTATCATGGATCGATGGGGTCGTCGTTGGCCACTCTGCTTACTCATGATTCTCGGTGGAATCAGCTGTATTGTAACGGTGATGTTACCTGAGGAAGCTAAATTGGATACACTTGTGCTCTTCTTAATCTCCAAATCCATGATCTCAGCatcttttcttattatttatcCATTTGCCGGGGAATTGTATCCAACTCAAGTACGTGGTGTTGGAATTGGAACTTCTAGCTATATCGGAGGTTTAGGACTTATTGGGATTCCATTTATAAATTATCTG ggtAAAGATAACCTTCGTCTGCCGTTGGTTATAATGGGTGCAGTATCAGTTGTAGGGGGAATCACAGGTCTTCGTTTGCCAGAAACACTCCATCATTGTCTACCGCAGACACTTGAAGAAGGCGAAAAGTTTGGTAAAGATTGGAATTGGCGCGAATGTATCCGATGCATTCCACTACGTCCGGCGGAGCCCACAGCGAATTTATATGAGACTTTATCAAAGAAGGACGAACCCCAAAGTGATGTTGAACTCAAAATGTCCAAAGGAAAGTACTTAAAGGGCAAAAGTTCGGACAAGGGGGACAGAGGGCACAAAGAAAGGAATTCAATGAAGCGCCTTGTCCGACAGTCGAGCACAATGGATACCCAAAAAACCCATGATGGTGCTATGCAACTTACATACTGGTTCTAA
- the LOC129789317 gene encoding probable nuclear hormone receptor HR38 isoform X2, translated as MLLLQSQQSTFSSLSSFDLLSSNQQYSSQQYHQLQQQIQQEQESVHFDLGGSDLDPLSEVLYPSTSSTSLIGQPIASTSQGRGSDTPFIEQLHHSNSSSDTLIGLSSHSSHFGGSVESLPSTLVPLFNKEDPTALVPQSDQASGTLERPTDIGPLTLRSSSDPAISLHSLQSRQSQASSSTTPTAPDSPLPSFQETYSIKYSQLASFGLKMDEDTFNVASPYHSGVVAYQHGHQHPFGSSSSTIHHQGHYEFHGQHTTTPGQHPPQYIQQSSGPFYQQQQSFEQHPMYAPSTQERYSLPPFPTVSELHVTTTSQRRASLPLQRSESTSSSESPKPPRGQLPKGFLPSASSSASSSPGCINNNNPATANNNEPGLSRSAIQPTPQSPSQLCAVCGDTAACQHYGVRTCEGCKGFFKRTVQKGSKYVCLADKACPVDKRRRNRCQFCRFQKCLAVGMVKEVVRTDSLKGRRGRLPSKPKSPQESPPSPPVSMITAMVRAHVDTTPDLASLDYSQYREPTPTEPIISEADKVQQFYTLLTTSVDVIKHFADKLPGFSDLCSEDQELLFQSASLELFVLRLSYRARIDDTKMTFCNGVVLHKMQCQRSFGDWLNAILEFSKSLHALEIDISAFACLCALTLVTERHGLKEPKKVEQLQMKIISSLRDHVTYNAEAQRKPHYFSRLLGKLPELRSLSVQGLQRIFYLKLEDLVPAPPLIENMFVATLPF; from the exons TTTCTTCGTTTGATCTTTTATCATCTAATCAGCAATACTCATCGCAGCAGTACCATCAACTGCAACAACAGATTCAACAAGAACAAGAGTCTGTGCATTTTGATCTCGGTGGTAGTGATCTTGATCCTCTGTCAGAAGTTTTGTATCCTTCCACCTCTTCAACATCATTGATTGGCCAACCTATTGCATCGACATCACAAGGACGTGGCAGTGATACTCCTTTTATTGAACAATTGCATCACTCAAATTCCTCCAGTGATACCCTTATTGGACTCAGCAGCCACTCCAGCCACTTTGGCGGTTCTGTAGAGAGTCTTCCTTCTACACTTGTACCTCTTTTCAACAAGGAAGATCCCACTGCGCTTGTACCACAGAGTGACCAAGCATCAGGAACTCTAGAGAGACCGACAGATATTGGTCCATTGACTCTTCGCTCCAGCAGTGATCCTGCAATATCTTTACACTCTCTCCAATCTCGCCAATCACAAGCATCCTCGTCCACAACACCTACAGCCCCAGATTCACCGCTGCCAAGCTTTCAGGAGACCTACTCAATCAAGTACAGTCAGTTAGCGAGTTTTGGTCTCAAAATGGATGAAGACACATTCAATGTTGCTTCGCCATATCATTCGGGTGTTGTTGCATACCAACATGGCCATCAGCATCCTTTTGGTAGTTCTTCCTCAACAATTCACCACCAAGGACACTATGAATTTCACGGACAGCACACTACAACTCCTGGACAGCATCCTCCACAGTACATACAACAAAGTTCAGGACCTTTCTACCAACAACAACAATCCTTTGAACAGCATCCTATG tACGCACCCAGTACTCAAGAACGCTACTCCCTCCCACCCTTTCCGACTGTGTCAGAGCTTCACGTAACAACTACGAGTCAGAGGAGAGCTTCTCTGCCACTTCAACGATCAGAATCCACATCAAGCAGTGAAAGCCCTAAACCACCACGTGGTCAACTACCCAAAGGCTTTCTACCCAGCGCCTCAAGTTCAGCATCTAGCTCACCAGGATGCATTAATAACAATAATCCAGCCACGGCCAATAATAACGAGCCTGGCCTTAGTCGTTCTGCCATACAACCAACCCCACAGAGTCCTTCACAACTCTGTGCTGTTTGTGGGGATACAGCAGCGTGTCAGCACTATGGTGTTCGCACATGCGAGGGATGCAAAGGGTTCTTCAAGCGCACCGTACAAAAAGGATCCAAGTACGTGTGTTTGGCAGATAAGGCATGCCCAGTGGATAAGCGACGAAGAAATCGATGTCAATTCTGTCGGTTCCAGAAATGTCTTGCCGTTGGCATGGTTAAAGAGGTAGTCCGTACAGACAGTCTTAAGGGTAGACGCGGACGTTTACCGTCTAAGCCCAAGTCCCCACAAGAATCACCACCAAGTCCCCCGGTATCCATGATAACTGCCATGGTTCGTGCTCATGTCGACACAACACCTGATTTGGCAAGTCTGGATTATTCACAGTACCGCGAACCAACACCTACAGAGCCCATAATCTCGGAAGCTGATAAAGTACAACAATTCTACACTCTACTCACCACATCTGTGGAtgtaattaaacattttgccGACAAACTACCTGGATTTAGTGATCTGTGCTCGGAGGATCAGGAGCTGCTCTTCCAGTCAGCATCACTAGAGCTTTTTGTGCTACGATTGTCGTATAGAGCACGCATTGACGACACGAAGATGACCTTCTGCAATGGTGTGGTGCTCCACAAGATGCAGTGTCAACGTTCCTTTGGCGACTGGCTCAATGCCATACTCGAGTTTAGCAAGAGTCTTCATGCCCTCGAGATCGACATCTCTGCTTTCGCTTGTCTCTGTGCTCTCACGCTCGTTACTG AACGTCATGGGTTGAAGGAGCCAAAGAAAGTCGAGCAATTGCAGATGAAGATTATTTCCAGTTTGCGTGATCATGTCACATATAATGCGGAGGCACAGCGAAAACCACACTATTTCAGTCGCctcttgggaaaattgccCGAGCTACGATCCCTCAGTGTTCAGGGACTTCagcgaatattttatttgaaacttGAGGATCTCGTTCCAGCGCCACCGCTCATTGAGAACATGTTTGTAGCTACTCTACCCTTCTAA